One genomic window of Polyangium aurulentum includes the following:
- a CDS encoding ATP-dependent Clp protease adaptor ClpS encodes MPNDPREREDREGDLATQKKNRVEKVRRYKVVFHNDNYTTMEFVVLVLMKFFHKSETEATHIMLSVHHKGSGVAGVYTKDVAETKVTEVQSYAKEQGMPLRLTVEPE; translated from the coding sequence ATGCCGAACGATCCGCGTGAACGAGAAGACCGCGAGGGCGATCTTGCGACCCAGAAGAAGAACAGGGTCGAGAAGGTCCGCCGCTACAAGGTCGTTTTCCACAACGACAACTACACGACGATGGAATTCGTCGTGCTGGTTCTCATGAAATTCTTCCACAAATCCGAGACGGAAGCGACGCACATCATGCTCAGCGTGCATCACAAGGGCAGTGGCGTCGCAGGCGTCTACACCAAGGACGTGGCAGAAACCAAGGTTACCGAGGTGCAGAGCTATGCGAAGGAGCAGGGCATGCCCCTTCGCCTGACGGTCGAGCCCGAGTAA
- the clpA gene encoding ATP-dependent Clp protease ATP-binding subunit ClpA — protein MRISPEVEIAFNLATREAARRRHEYVTVEHLLYALTFDEETANVIRHAGGDFQALRKRLERFLDEETDPLPDDTDVPPRLSLGFQRVVGRAAMHVQGVQDKKEKDKELKGYNVLVAVFSERESHAVTMLKDAGITRYDVVNYLSHGIVRDGSDEESGPEDASEGAEGGESETEGEREEREGGPRRDPLAAYTLNLNKEAAEGRIDPLVGRETEVGRTIQVLARRRKNNPLLIGDAGVGKTAIAEGLAQKIHRGEVPEAIKGATVYALDMGALIAGTRYRGDFENRLKGVLKALEKQPGAILFIDEIHTIIGAGAASGGTMDASNLLKPALASGRLRCIGATTFQEYRGHLERDSALARRFQRIEVGEPSVDETTQILKGLLKHYEDFHKVKFTEAALEAAAKLSDRYLRDRRLPDKAIDLLDESGAAARLAHGDGYTVDVPDIERVVAKMAQIPPRQVSTSDKAQLRDLDKELKSVLFGQDEAVNQLASAIKLSRAGLRSPEKPIGSFLFTGPTGVGKTELAKQLAKIMGIEFMRFDMSEYQERHTVSRLIGAPPGYVGFDRGGLLTEAVAKTPHAVLLLDEIEKAHPDIFQVLLQVMDHGTLTDNNGKKSSFRHVVLIMTSNVGARDLAQPRLGFGDRGSAGDDDRAFKNTFSPEFRNRLDARIMFKPLDPSIMGSIVDKFVREIGLLVADKGVKLEVTEAARKYLAEKGYDQQFGARPLGRVIERELKPRLGDEMLFGALENGGKAIVDLVDGKLDFKFVPDEPKPEGEADGARKEEATASA, from the coding sequence ATGCGTATTAGTCCCGAAGTCGAGATCGCCTTCAATCTTGCAACCCGCGAGGCCGCTCGACGGCGGCACGAGTACGTCACCGTCGAACACCTCCTCTACGCGCTCACGTTCGACGAGGAGACCGCGAACGTGATCCGTCACGCCGGCGGGGACTTCCAGGCGCTCCGCAAGCGGCTCGAGCGCTTCCTCGACGAAGAGACCGACCCCTTGCCCGACGACACCGACGTGCCGCCGCGCCTGTCGCTCGGCTTCCAGCGCGTCGTGGGCCGCGCCGCCATGCACGTGCAGGGCGTGCAGGACAAGAAGGAGAAGGACAAGGAGCTGAAGGGCTACAACGTCCTGGTCGCCGTCTTCTCCGAGCGCGAGTCGCACGCGGTCACGATGCTCAAGGACGCGGGCATCACGCGCTACGACGTCGTCAACTACCTCTCGCACGGCATCGTGCGCGACGGCTCGGACGAGGAGTCGGGGCCCGAGGACGCGAGCGAGGGCGCCGAGGGCGGCGAGAGCGAGACCGAGGGCGAGCGCGAGGAGCGCGAGGGCGGCCCGCGGCGCGACCCGCTCGCGGCCTACACGCTGAACCTCAACAAGGAGGCGGCCGAGGGGCGGATCGACCCGCTCGTCGGGCGCGAGACCGAGGTCGGACGCACCATCCAGGTGCTCGCGCGGCGGCGCAAGAACAACCCGCTGCTCATCGGCGACGCGGGCGTCGGCAAGACGGCCATCGCCGAGGGCCTCGCGCAGAAGATCCACCGCGGCGAGGTGCCGGAGGCGATCAAGGGCGCGACGGTGTACGCGCTCGACATGGGCGCGCTCATCGCGGGCACGCGCTACCGCGGCGACTTCGAGAACCGGCTGAAGGGCGTGCTCAAGGCGCTCGAGAAGCAGCCTGGCGCGATCCTCTTCATCGACGAGATCCACACGATCATCGGCGCCGGCGCGGCGAGCGGCGGCACGATGGACGCGTCGAACCTGCTCAAGCCGGCGCTCGCTTCAGGGAGGCTGCGCTGCATCGGCGCCACGACGTTCCAGGAGTACCGCGGGCACCTCGAGCGCGACAGCGCGCTCGCGCGCCGCTTCCAGCGCATCGAGGTCGGCGAGCCCTCGGTCGACGAGACGACGCAGATCCTGAAGGGCCTGCTCAAGCACTACGAGGACTTCCACAAGGTCAAGTTCACCGAGGCCGCGCTCGAGGCCGCCGCGAAGCTCAGCGATCGCTACCTGCGCGACCGGCGCCTGCCCGACAAGGCCATCGATCTGCTCGACGAGTCGGGCGCCGCCGCGCGCCTCGCCCACGGCGACGGCTACACGGTCGACGTGCCGGACATCGAGCGGGTGGTGGCGAAGATGGCGCAGATCCCGCCGCGCCAGGTGTCGACGAGCGACAAGGCGCAGCTGCGCGACCTCGACAAGGAGCTGAAGAGCGTGCTCTTCGGCCAGGACGAGGCCGTCAATCAACTCGCGAGCGCGATCAAGCTCTCGCGCGCGGGGCTGCGCTCGCCGGAGAAGCCGATCGGCTCGTTCCTCTTCACCGGGCCCACGGGCGTCGGCAAGACGGAGCTGGCCAAGCAGCTCGCGAAGATCATGGGCATCGAGTTCATGCGCTTCGACATGAGCGAGTACCAGGAGCGCCACACGGTCTCGCGGCTCATCGGCGCCCCGCCCGGCTACGTGGGCTTCGATCGCGGCGGTCTTCTCACCGAGGCCGTGGCCAAGACGCCGCACGCGGTGCTCTTGCTCGACGAGATCGAGAAGGCGCACCCGGACATCTTCCAGGTGCTCTTGCAGGTGATGGACCACGGCACCCTCACCGACAACAACGGCAAGAAGAGCTCGTTCCGGCACGTGGTGCTCATCATGACGAGCAACGTCGGCGCCCGGGATCTCGCGCAGCCGCGCCTCGGCTTCGGCGATCGCGGCAGCGCGGGCGACGACGATCGCGCCTTCAAGAACACGTTCAGCCCCGAGTTCCGTAACCGGCTCGACGCGCGGATCATGTTCAAGCCGCTCGACCCGAGCATCATGGGCAGCATCGTCGACAAGTTCGTCCGCGAGATCGGGCTGCTCGTCGCCGACAAGGGCGTGAAGCTCGAGGTGACCGAGGCCGCGCGCAAGTACCTCGCGGAGAAGGGCTACGATCAGCAGTTCGGCGCTCGCCCGCTCGGGCGCGTGATCGAGCGCGAGCTGAAGCCCCGCCTCGGCGACGAGATGCTCTTCGGCGCCCTCGAGAACGGCGGCAAGGCGATCGTCGACCTCGTCGACGGCAAGCTCGACTTCAAGTTCGTGCCCGACGAGCCGAAGCCCGAGGGCGAGGCCGACGGCGCGCGCAAGGAGGAGGCGACGGCGTCCGCATAA
- the apaG gene encoding Co2+/Mg2+ efflux protein ApaG, whose translation MSNAITNGIRVTVKAVYVPAQSLPAEKRYVFAYTVRIANEGTETAQLRSRHWVITDGAGKVEEVRGPGVVGQQPVLRPGEHFEYTSGCVLETPRGSMRGTYQMHMPNGTVFDAEIAEFALAMPHSLN comes from the coding sequence GTGTCCAACGCCATCACCAACGGCATTCGCGTGACCGTCAAGGCCGTGTACGTACCGGCCCAGTCCCTCCCTGCCGAGAAGCGCTACGTCTTCGCCTACACGGTGCGTATCGCGAACGAGGGCACCGAGACCGCGCAGCTCAGGTCCCGGCACTGGGTCATCACCGACGGCGCCGGCAAGGTCGAGGAGGTGCGCGGCCCGGGCGTGGTCGGCCAGCAGCCCGTCCTGCGCCCCGGAGAGCACTTCGAGTACACGAGCGGCTGCGTGCTCGAGACCCCGCGCGGCTCGATGCGCGGCACCTACCAGATGCACATGCCCAACGGGACCGTGTTCGACGCCGAGATCGCCGAGTTCGCGCTCGCGATGCCCCACTCGTTGAACTGA
- a CDS encoding rhomboid family intramembrane serine protease, whose protein sequence is MNDNDDEPGPVAPAESAAFPSASPATPSPAAHPGLVPVNPHTGLTAIGPVPERKVRDWALVLQSMALQHAVRWTFNGWVLLVRDEDYVRASTSIDRYEAENRDWPPPKTRERPRHAASMAAPLLFAALAAFFLITGPVALDHAGWFRRGKAVSDLVLGAEPWRAVTALTLHADATHVLGNVISGTLFASAVQRRLGPGGTALAIVASGTLGNVANAIFHHTMGNGGHGSIGASTAVFGAVGLLAATQLGVDQQHAAGRRRGMQEWAAPIVGGLALLGTLGASPESDLGAHLFGFLSGVLVGLGAAFVLAKTRPSPRPWLQIGLGAVAIAIVLVAWRLAVPWRIALPI, encoded by the coding sequence GTGAACGACAACGACGACGAGCCTGGTCCCGTGGCCCCCGCAGAGAGCGCCGCCTTCCCCTCCGCGTCCCCTGCGACGCCCTCCCCGGCCGCCCACCCCGGCCTCGTCCCCGTGAACCCGCACACGGGCCTCACCGCCATCGGCCCGGTGCCCGAGCGCAAGGTGCGCGACTGGGCGCTCGTCCTGCAGTCCATGGCGCTCCAGCACGCGGTGCGCTGGACGTTCAACGGCTGGGTGTTGCTCGTCCGCGACGAGGACTATGTCCGCGCCTCGACGTCGATCGATCGCTACGAAGCCGAAAATCGCGACTGGCCGCCGCCCAAGACGCGCGAGCGTCCGCGGCACGCGGCCTCGATGGCGGCGCCCCTGCTCTTCGCTGCGCTCGCGGCGTTCTTCTTGATCACCGGGCCCGTGGCGCTCGATCACGCGGGCTGGTTCAGGCGCGGCAAGGCCGTGAGCGACCTCGTCCTCGGCGCCGAACCCTGGCGCGCGGTCACGGCGTTGACGTTGCACGCGGATGCCACGCACGTGCTCGGCAACGTCATCTCGGGGACGCTCTTCGCGTCGGCGGTGCAGCGCAGGCTCGGGCCGGGCGGAACCGCGCTCGCCATCGTCGCGTCGGGCACGCTCGGCAACGTCGCGAACGCGATCTTCCACCACACGATGGGCAACGGCGGGCATGGCTCGATCGGCGCCTCGACCGCGGTGTTCGGCGCCGTGGGTCTGCTCGCGGCCACGCAGCTCGGCGTCGATCAGCAGCACGCGGCCGGGCGGCGTCGCGGGATGCAGGAGTGGGCGGCGCCGATCGTCGGAGGCCTCGCGCTGCTCGGCACGCTGGGCGCGAGCCCGGAGTCGGATCTCGGCGCGCACCTGTTCGGCTTTCTGTCGGGCGTTCTGGTGGGCCTCGGGGCCGCGTTCGTCCTCGCGAAGACGCGGCCCTCGCCTCGGCCCTGGTTGCAGATCGGCCTCGGCGCCGTGGCGATCGCGATCGTGCTGGTCGCCTGGCGCCTGGCCGTCCCGTGGCGGATCGCGCTGCCTATCTGA
- a CDS encoding acyl-CoA dehydrogenase family protein, with the protein MTFLTPLHETSEHATLREQIRRFARAEIAPFAHAWEEANEFPRELYEKAGRAGILGVAYPEAYGGGGGDLTHALAAAEEMIIAGTSVGTAVGLGSHAIALPPILSFGTEEQKKRFVPPVLAGDKIAALAITEPGGGSDVASLATRAVRDGDHYVVTGTKTFITSGCRADLVTTAVRTGGEGHGGISLLVIERGTPGFSVGKKLAKMGWWASDTAELVFEGCRVPVTNLIGEENAGFVPIMANFANERLLLAGNCVAIAELAYRESVRYARERRAFGKSLMGFQVLRHKLAEMATRMAAARALMHEVVQRHVRGEHVAGMAAMAKNTATDMCSFVCDEAVQIHGGYGYMRETLVERLYRDARLYPIGGGTREIMNEIICKTEGY; encoded by the coding sequence TTGACATTCCTCACGCCACTCCACGAGACCTCCGAGCACGCCACCCTGCGCGAGCAGATTCGCCGCTTCGCGCGCGCCGAGATCGCGCCCTTCGCCCACGCCTGGGAAGAGGCGAACGAGTTCCCGCGCGAGCTGTACGAGAAGGCCGGCCGCGCGGGCATCCTCGGCGTCGCCTACCCCGAGGCGTACGGCGGCGGCGGCGGCGATCTGACCCATGCGCTCGCCGCGGCCGAGGAGATGATCATCGCGGGCACCTCGGTCGGCACGGCCGTGGGCCTCGGCAGCCACGCCATCGCGCTGCCGCCGATCCTGAGCTTCGGCACCGAGGAGCAGAAGAAGCGCTTCGTCCCCCCCGTCCTCGCCGGCGACAAGATCGCCGCGCTCGCGATCACCGAGCCCGGCGGCGGCAGCGACGTCGCCTCCCTCGCGACCCGCGCCGTGCGCGACGGCGATCACTACGTCGTCACGGGCACGAAGACGTTCATCACCTCGGGGTGCCGCGCCGACCTCGTCACGACGGCGGTGCGCACCGGAGGCGAGGGGCACGGGGGCATCTCGCTGCTCGTGATCGAGCGCGGCACGCCTGGATTTTCCGTGGGCAAGAAGCTCGCGAAGATGGGCTGGTGGGCCTCCGACACGGCCGAGCTCGTCTTCGAGGGCTGCCGCGTCCCCGTGACCAACCTCATCGGCGAGGAGAACGCGGGCTTCGTCCCGATCATGGCGAACTTCGCCAACGAGCGGCTGCTCCTCGCGGGGAACTGCGTGGCCATCGCCGAGCTCGCCTACCGCGAATCGGTGCGCTACGCGCGCGAGCGCCGGGCCTTCGGCAAGAGCCTGATGGGCTTTCAGGTGCTGCGGCACAAGCTCGCCGAGATGGCGACGCGCATGGCGGCCGCGCGGGCGCTGATGCACGAGGTCGTCCAGCGGCACGTGCGCGGCGAGCACGTGGCGGGCATGGCCGCGATGGCCAAGAACACGGCCACGGACATGTGCTCGTTCGTGTGCGATGAGGCCGTGCAGATTCACGGCGGCTATGGCTACATGCGGGAGACGCTCGTCGAGCGGCTCTACCGCGACGCGCGCCTCTACCCCATCGGGGGCGGGACGCGCGAGATCATGAACGAGATCATCTGCAAGACGGAGGGCTATTA